The DNA window AGCAAAAATAGAAGAAACAAGAGATACTCCTGTTGTTCAGATTCTAGATAAAGCAAAAGTTCCTTATAAGGTTTACAAACCTGATATAAAATTTATATTACTTCTTGTAAGCAGTATTATAGGCGGAATTGGATTTCTAATTATATTTTTTGACTTCTTAAGATTTCTTGGAACTATATAGGAAAGGTTTTTATGGATAGAAGAATATGTGCTTATTATAATTACAAAGGAGATGTTTTTGTTGAAGAAGAACCTATTCCTGAATTGAAAGAAGGGGAAATTCTTGTTAAAGTTGAGGCAAGTTTAATAAGTCCCGGAACAGAAATAGGTGGAATTAGAAACTTACGAATCTCCCCTGCTCCAACAAAATTTGAGAAAAGAAGATTTGGATATGCTAATTCAGGAGTAATAGTTGAAATAGGTAAAAAATGTAAAGGATTTAAAATAGGTCAGAGAGTTGCCTGTATGGGTTCTGGATATGCTTTACACACAAATTATGCCTGTATTCCTCAGAATTTATGTTTTCCATTACCTGATGAATTAAGTTTTGAAGAAGGAACTTTCTGCCATTTATCTGCAACTGCACTCTGGGCTGTCAAAAGAGGAAAACTTGAAATAGGGGAAAATGTTGTAGTGGCAGGTTTGGGAATTATAGGTCAGATTGTCAGTCAGTTATCTAAACTTTCAGGATGTCATGTAATTGGGTGGGATAAATATGATTTAAGAATGGAAAAAGCAGTCCAGAATGGTATAGATAGAGTGATTAATATTGAAAAAGAAGATTTAGTCAGACAAACAATTGAATTTTCAAGAAATTACGGAATAGATACAGGATTTATCTGTTTTGGTGGAGAAGCAACTGAAACTATAAAATTACTTGTTGAAACTATGAAGACAGCACCGGATACACATAAAATGGGAAAGATAGTCATTGTTGGATTGGTTTCTGTAAATTTAAATTTTCCAGTTTATTTAGGAAATATTGATATACTTTCATCTTCAAGGACTGGACCTGGTTACCATGATGAAAAATGGGAATACGGAGAAGATTATCCACCAGTTTTTGTTCAATGGAGTACAAAAAGGAATGTTGAAGAAATTTTAATTTTCATAAAAGAAAAAAGATTAAATGTTAAATCACTTATAACAGATATTTTCCCATTAACAGAAATAGCATCAGCATGTGAAAAATTAATAAATCATCCAGAAAAAACCTTAGGTGTGATATTAAAACCATAAAAAGGAGGGAATATGAGATTTCAGAAAGATACTCTCTCAAATGAGGACTTGAAAAAACTTGAAGATTTAAGAAAAAATTGCATAAGAGATATTCTAACAATGACAACAATTGCAAATTCAGGCCATCCCGGAGGAGCAATTTCTTCTCTTGATATTTATCTTATTGTTTTTTCTTATGCAAATATTTCACCTTTAAAAATAGATGACCCTGAAAGAGATAAAATAGTTGTAAGTCATGGACATACATCTGCAGGTGTTTATTCTGTTCTTGGACGTCTCGGTTTTTTTGACATTGATAT is part of the bacterium genome and encodes:
- a CDS encoding zinc-binding dehydrogenase encodes the protein MDRRICAYYNYKGDVFVEEEPIPELKEGEILVKVEASLISPGTEIGGIRNLRISPAPTKFEKRRFGYANSGVIVEIGKKCKGFKIGQRVACMGSGYALHTNYACIPQNLCFPLPDELSFEEGTFCHLSATALWAVKRGKLEIGENVVVAGLGIIGQIVSQLSKLSGCHVIGWDKYDLRMEKAVQNGIDRVINIEKEDLVRQTIEFSRNYGIDTGFICFGGEATETIKLLVETMKTAPDTHKMGKIVIVGLVSVNLNFPVYLGNIDILSSSRTGPGYHDEKWEYGEDYPPVFVQWSTKRNVEEILIFIKEKRLNVKSLITDIFPLTEIASACEKLINHPEKTLGVILKP